The following are encoded together in the Candidatus Cloacimonadota bacterium genome:
- a CDS encoding NfeD family protein: MIQAIQAWHVWIILGIVFVIIEIFDPAFFFIALGIGAIATGLLSLLPLLNNNVPLQIVIFALLSFVTFLFTRKLAKKVHNDAAEETNVFALKGQAARVTKAIPVDGKGYVKVGGEEWSAIAQDGGAIELDETVKVLDIDGNKLIVTKEE; the protein is encoded by the coding sequence ATGATACAAGCGATTCAAGCATGGCATGTTTGGATAATTTTGGGGATTGTCTTTGTGATTATCGAGATATTCGACCCCGCTTTCTTTTTCATTGCCCTGGGCATTGGCGCAATCGCCACCGGGCTTCTCAGCCTTTTGCCCCTGCTGAACAACAATGTTCCGTTGCAGATAGTTATTTTCGCGCTTCTCAGCTTCGTCACCTTTTTGTTCACCCGCAAGCTTGCCAAAAAGGTGCATAACGATGCTGCTGAAGAAACCAATGTTTTTGCCCTCAAAGGTCAGGCAGCCCGCGTCACCAAAGCAATTCCGGTTGATGGCAAAGGTTATGTGAAAGTGGGGGGTGAGGAATGGAGCGCGATTGCCCAGGATGGCGGCGCCATCGAACTCGACGAAACTGTGAAAGTTTTGGATATTGATGGGAACAAGCTGATTGTGACCAAAGAAGAGTAA
- the recN gene encoding DNA repair protein RecN has product MLTGIQIQNYLFVPYQRLEFGPGMTVLSGETGAGKSILVGAISLIFGDSSPGLEAFDPALPIYLEASFDIRQNAELQEYLSQQGQEIEGELILARELTPAGRSAYFMNGRRVTAAMMRELKPLMIDFHHQRDQQRLLSASHQLQLLDLHAQNQALKTDFANRYGSLRAQIKELESLEEQAERERQLQELYQFQFDELEKAGLREGEELQLQQEFELLNHAQEIAETATTASFDLYEGENSVYARISGSLAGISKFSHLNKGLATVEQALQDCQELISENAAALSELTQKLDSNPNRLEDIQQRLDQINSLLYKHKLNSSRELLELQSQRETQLNSFADLGQSIESLKLSIKQDFEHLKQSADKLSESREKAASQLSEELRENISQLSLPDARFKICIDRKSKGKNIIQDYLDSCTELGQDSCQFFFSANRGGQLKPLSAVASGGELSRILLAIKKVLSQGMDEKLMILDEIDAGIGGKTAENVAQFIFQLARRHRIICITHLAQIAAIADCQIALKKESDGPKSVIKMNVLTPEQRLEELARMLSGDLSSVSLQHARELINKYKT; this is encoded by the coding sequence ATGCTGACCGGAATCCAAATCCAGAACTACCTTTTTGTTCCATATCAGAGGCTGGAATTCGGGCCGGGCATGACCGTTCTGAGCGGAGAAACCGGCGCGGGAAAATCCATCCTGGTGGGCGCCATTTCGCTCATTTTTGGCGATTCTTCACCTGGTTTGGAAGCCTTCGATCCGGCTCTGCCCATCTATCTGGAGGCCAGTTTCGACATTCGCCAAAACGCTGAATTGCAGGAATATCTAAGCCAACAAGGTCAGGAAATCGAAGGTGAACTTATTTTGGCACGGGAGCTGACCCCGGCTGGCAGATCTGCGTATTTCATGAATGGGCGCAGGGTTACAGCCGCCATGATGCGGGAATTGAAACCGCTGATGATTGATTTTCACCACCAGCGAGACCAGCAAAGGCTGCTTTCGGCTTCCCACCAACTCCAGCTTTTGGATTTGCACGCCCAAAATCAAGCCCTGAAAACGGATTTTGCCAACCGCTATGGCAGCTTGCGCGCGCAAATCAAAGAATTGGAGAGCTTGGAAGAACAAGCTGAAAGGGAGCGTCAACTTCAGGAACTCTACCAGTTTCAGTTTGATGAATTGGAAAAAGCCGGTTTGCGCGAAGGTGAGGAACTTCAATTGCAGCAGGAGTTTGAGCTGCTCAACCATGCCCAGGAAATCGCGGAAACCGCCACAACCGCATCTTTTGATCTATATGAGGGCGAAAACAGCGTGTATGCCAGAATCTCCGGTTCTTTGGCTGGGATTTCCAAATTTTCACACTTGAACAAAGGTCTGGCAACGGTTGAACAGGCTTTGCAGGATTGTCAGGAACTGATTAGCGAAAACGCGGCAGCCTTGAGTGAACTGACCCAGAAACTGGATAGCAATCCCAACCGTTTGGAAGATATTCAGCAGCGTTTGGATCAAATCAACAGCCTGCTGTATAAACACAAGCTGAACAGCAGCCGCGAGCTGCTGGAACTGCAATCCCAGCGCGAAACACAGCTCAATTCTTTTGCGGATTTGGGACAAAGCATCGAAAGCTTGAAACTGTCTATAAAACAAGACTTTGAACACCTGAAACAAAGCGCGGACAAGCTGAGCGAATCCCGGGAAAAAGCGGCCTCCCAGCTTTCTGAGGAATTGCGTGAAAACATCAGCCAGCTTTCCCTTCCCGACGCGCGTTTTAAAATATGTATTGACAGAAAATCGAAGGGTAAAAACATAATACAGGATTATCTTGATTCCTGCACAGAGCTGGGTCAGGATTCCTGCCAGTTTTTCTTCAGCGCAAACCGTGGTGGACAGCTAAAACCTCTCTCTGCAGTGGCTTCCGGGGGCGAACTTTCCCGGATTCTTTTGGCCATCAAAAAGGTGTTGTCCCAGGGTATGGATGAAAAACTGATGATTTTGGATGAAATTGACGCCGGCATCGGTGGTAAAACCGCTGAAAACGTGGCACAGTTCATATTTCAGTTGGCGCGCCGCCATCGCATAATTTGCATCACGCACCTGGCGCAGATTGCGGCTATAGCGGATTGTCAGATTGCCTTGAAAAAGGAATCCGACGGCCCCAAAAGCGTGATAAAAATGAATGTATTGACGCCGGAACAAAGATTGGAAGAACTGGCCCGGATGCTTTCAGGAGACCTTTCGAGCGTTTCCCTGCAGCATGCGCGCGAGCTGATAAATAAATATAAGACTTGA
- a CDS encoding NAD(+)/NADH kinase, with product MTDFAIYVNPAYAEKARVFDLLKRLAAEYEIQFWGSPEQRELLPAWVETLESGSQNIDCVLVFGGDGTILRAKYLAIDANAPILGVNLGYLGFLSEATLADLEKSIRDLIHKKYRLLSRMLIKCELRRNGKIEFSGLALNDAVIHKADTPRLIRVRIFSGGRFVFDTRCDGVVASTPTGSTAYSLAAGGPILAPDLRAIVLNPLNPHLLTIRSMVFSRRDSILMRVHGLEAPAALQLDGVTCSRLQENDEVLIRAAKEQVQFIKLSNRTFYQILRRKMNLGK from the coding sequence ATGACCGATTTTGCCATTTACGTAAACCCCGCTTACGCTGAAAAAGCGAGGGTTTTCGATCTGTTGAAGCGATTGGCAGCGGAATATGAAATCCAATTTTGGGGCAGTCCCGAACAGCGGGAGCTGCTTCCCGCTTGGGTTGAAACTTTGGAATCTGGCAGCCAAAACATCGATTGCGTTCTGGTTTTTGGAGGCGACGGCACCATCCTGCGGGCAAAATACCTGGCTATTGATGCCAACGCGCCCATCTTGGGGGTGAACCTCGGCTATCTGGGTTTTCTTTCCGAAGCCACACTGGCTGATTTGGAAAAATCCATCCGGGATTTGATTCATAAAAAATATCGCCTGCTTTCCCGGATGCTGATAAAATGTGAATTGCGCAGAAATGGCAAAATTGAGTTTAGCGGCTTGGCGCTAAATGACGCGGTAATCCATAAAGCAGACACACCGCGCCTCATCCGGGTGCGCATTTTCAGCGGCGGAAGATTTGTGTTCGACACACGTTGCGACGGTGTTGTGGCCAGTACTCCAACAGGTTCAACCGCTTACTCACTTGCCGCGGGTGGACCGATTTTGGCGCCTGACCTGCGTGCGATAGTTTTAAACCCTCTCAACCCACATCTTTTGACCATCCGTTCCATGGTTTTTTCCAGAAGGGATAGTATTTTGATGCGCGTGCACGGCTTGGAAGCCCCGGCAGCACTGCAATTGGACGGCGTAACTTGCTCTCGCCTGCAGGAAAACGACGAAGTGTTGATTAGAGCTGCCAAAGAGCAGGTTCAGTTCATCAAGCTTTCCAACCGCACCTTCTACCAAATTCTGCGGCGTAAAATGAACCTGGGTAAATAG
- the rsgA gene encoding ribosome small subunit-dependent GTPase A — MKQRDRKRQLRHADPRLRNVKIPDLDALDDRRERSEYKAMRTVEKQHDKFKTDAELVPGRVLEVRTNYSFLVEVENELHEATLSGRLKQFSYSTSGLAAVGDHVELDISDAPNYRVENILPRRNTLSRYAGGKFQKEIIVAANIDQVVITSSWRMPRIKTGLIDRYLCVAALEQIKPVIVINKIDLCNDRDKLEETLGYYRDSGFHLLFTSVLTGEGMDELKELLKDRDSVFSGQSGTGKSSLINVLEPGLDLRVASVSNYNEKGRHTTTQAILLPWSFGGHLLDTPGIKTVNLHRDALEHIPRIFPGFAPLAEKCFFRDCSHSHEEDCAVLDALEEGKIPPMRYESYLSLMETLS; from the coding sequence ATGAAACAACGGGACAGAAAAAGACAGCTTCGGCATGCGGATCCGAGGCTTCGAAATGTCAAAATTCCGGATTTGGACGCGCTGGACGACCGGCGTGAAAGATCAGAATACAAGGCCATGCGCACCGTCGAAAAACAGCACGATAAATTCAAAACCGATGCTGAACTCGTACCGGGTCGTGTTTTGGAAGTCCGCACAAATTACAGCTTTTTGGTGGAGGTGGAAAATGAACTTCATGAGGCAACTCTGTCCGGCCGTTTGAAGCAATTTTCCTACTCCACCTCAGGCTTGGCGGCTGTGGGTGACCACGTTGAATTGGATATTTCCGACGCTCCAAACTATCGTGTGGAAAACATCCTGCCGCGCAGAAACACTCTTTCCCGCTACGCCGGAGGAAAATTCCAAAAAGAAATCATCGTGGCGGCAAATATCGACCAGGTGGTCATCACCTCATCCTGGCGCATGCCACGTATAAAGACCGGTCTCATAGATCGTTACCTCTGCGTTGCGGCGTTGGAACAGATAAAACCGGTAATCGTGATAAACAAAATCGACCTTTGTAACGACCGGGATAAACTGGAGGAAACTCTGGGCTATTACCGCGACTCAGGTTTTCATCTGCTTTTCACTTCCGTGCTCACCGGTGAGGGTATGGATGAATTAAAAGAATTGTTAAAAGACAGGGACAGCGTGTTTTCCGGACAATCCGGCACCGGAAAAAGCTCGTTGATAAATGTGTTGGAACCAGGATTGGACCTGCGTGTGGCATCGGTGAGCAACTACAACGAAAAGGGTCGCCACACCACCACTCAAGCCATTTTATTACCCTGGAGTTTTGGTGGTCATCTTCTTGATACACCAGGAATTAAAACCGTGAACCTCCACCGCGATGCGCTTGAGCATATTCCCAGAATTTTTCCAGGTTTTGCCCCGCTGGCGGAAAAATGCTTTTTCCGGGATTGCAGCCACAGCCACGAGGAAGATTGCGCTGTTTTGGACGCTCTGGAAGAAGGAAAAATCCCCCCAATGCGCTATGAATCCTATTTGAGTTTGATGGAAACCCTCTCATGA
- a CDS encoding peptidase M16, translated as MEQQAVKHGFALIETRRIEEIDATASLWEHQKSGARLLRLKCDDNNKIFCAAFKTVPTDSTGCPHILEHSVLNGSKNFPAKSTFMELIKGSLNTFINAMTDSDMTLYPVGSTNAKDFINLSRVYLDAVFFPKIYEQPNILHQEGWHYELTSPEDELKIRGVVYNEMRGAFSSPDAVISRFNQQAQFPDNTYGVESGGDPKVIPELTNEAFLDFHRKHYHPSNSYIFLYGDEDADAMFEIMDAEYLSKFERSQDVVTIEPQKPFDAPKKLEVQYPVEEGKDIAHQYHLSLNFTYGQSPDLKLSHAINALISILMWTPASPLKHAILKSGLARDTSFFFSEGILQPTLSIICKQLKQEDAETLANLIRSELERLVKEGIDKKLIEAVINRREFMLREGQTSWGPKGLYYAFSVYQYWMHGGDPLDGLGFEESLKELRRGLTEPYFEELIKNAMLNNKHASQILYVPVPGLANRWDVELKEELAAIKAGMRKEQIDELVKFNAEFLEWQQEEPSLEDLEKIPVLSLNDIDTQAESYHTEVEKRGDLTLLKHQYSTNGIVYLRAYFDLAHAPEDDLPWISLYNALSGQMDSQNYGYAELSNEINIHTGGLGLVLSSRSDYLDPDQALPKLTLVGKVVTSKIQKFLELATELALRPVFKDRERLSQLIREIKSKLEARLLNAGHGIAIDRMLAPFSQLNRFNDLSNGLAFYKFMCELESKLNEGIEHIIAELERVQKSYFLRKNLLVSITSDEEGIAETSKHLGILVDALSAEAPQAVERSIHAGKSNEGILAPVQVQYCAKGGSFFRKGFPYSGKLRVLNSILSNEFLHRELREKGGAYGAWAGFQTNGNMFFCSYRDPNLRETLETYDRVPEFIRNFDCSRREMDKFIIGVISALDYPLTPERKGATADEDYITGFTQEDRQQIRDEVLSTRIEDIRAFADLVEAVMDQNHYCVFGNEAKLKEAEELFDLLTPLF; from the coding sequence ATGGAACAGCAGGCTGTGAAGCACGGCTTTGCGCTGATCGAAACCCGCCGGATTGAAGAAATTGACGCCACCGCGTCGCTTTGGGAACACCAAAAAAGCGGTGCCAGGCTTTTGCGCTTGAAATGCGACGACAACAACAAGATTTTTTGCGCCGCCTTCAAAACTGTCCCCACGGACAGCACCGGCTGCCCACATATTTTGGAACACTCCGTGCTGAACGGATCCAAAAATTTCCCCGCGAAATCCACGTTCATGGAACTGATCAAGGGTTCGCTCAACACTTTCATCAATGCCATGACGGATTCAGACATGACGCTGTATCCCGTTGGCAGCACAAACGCCAAAGATTTTATCAACCTGAGCCGGGTCTATCTGGACGCGGTGTTTTTTCCCAAGATCTATGAACAGCCGAACATTTTACATCAGGAAGGCTGGCACTATGAACTCACCAGCCCCGAGGACGAGCTGAAAATCCGCGGTGTGGTCTATAACGAGATGCGCGGAGCGTTTTCCTCTCCAGACGCCGTGATTTCTCGTTTCAACCAACAGGCGCAGTTTCCAGACAATACCTATGGCGTGGAATCCGGCGGCGATCCCAAAGTGATTCCAGAGCTCACCAACGAGGCTTTTTTGGATTTTCACCGCAAGCACTATCATCCTTCAAATTCCTACATCTTTTTGTATGGAGATGAAGACGCGGATGCCATGTTCGAAATCATGGATGCCGAATACCTCAGCAAATTCGAGCGTTCGCAGGATGTTGTCACAATCGAGCCTCAAAAGCCTTTTGACGCCCCCAAGAAGCTGGAAGTCCAATATCCGGTCGAGGAAGGTAAAGATATTGCACATCAATATCATCTGAGCCTGAATTTCACCTATGGGCAAAGCCCGGACCTGAAGCTAAGCCATGCCATAAACGCGTTGATTAGCATCCTGATGTGGACGCCTGCCTCACCGCTCAAACATGCCATCCTCAAATCAGGATTGGCGCGTGACACCAGCTTTTTCTTCAGTGAGGGAATTTTACAGCCTACCCTCAGCATCATCTGCAAACAGTTGAAGCAGGAGGACGCGGAAACGCTGGCAAACCTGATCAGGAGCGAACTGGAGCGCCTGGTTAAGGAAGGAATCGATAAAAAGCTGATTGAAGCAGTGATAAACCGGCGCGAATTCATGTTGCGCGAAGGCCAGACGAGCTGGGGCCCCAAAGGACTTTACTACGCTTTTTCGGTCTATCAATATTGGATGCACGGTGGAGATCCGCTTGATGGTTTGGGTTTTGAAGAATCCCTGAAAGAGCTGCGTCGCGGATTAACCGAGCCTTATTTCGAGGAATTGATTAAAAACGCGATGCTGAACAACAAGCATGCCAGCCAAATCCTGTACGTGCCGGTGCCGGGTCTTGCAAACCGCTGGGACGTCGAACTTAAGGAAGAGCTCGCTGCCATCAAAGCCGGCATGCGCAAAGAGCAGATTGATGAACTGGTGAAATTCAACGCAGAATTTTTGGAATGGCAACAGGAAGAACCCAGCTTGGAGGACTTGGAAAAAATCCCCGTGCTGAGCCTGAATGATATTGATACACAAGCTGAAAGCTATCATACAGAAGTGGAAAAACGAGGCGACCTGACCCTGCTGAAACATCAATACAGCACAAACGGAATCGTTTATCTGCGCGCCTATTTCGATTTGGCGCACGCTCCAGAAGATGATTTGCCTTGGATTTCGCTCTACAACGCACTTTCTGGCCAGATGGACAGCCAAAACTATGGCTATGCCGAGCTTTCCAACGAAATCAATATCCACACCGGTGGCTTGGGTTTGGTGCTATCTTCGCGTAGTGATTACCTTGATCCGGATCAGGCTCTGCCAAAGCTCACACTTGTTGGCAAAGTGGTTACTTCCAAGATTCAGAAATTCCTGGAACTGGCAACCGAATTGGCACTGCGCCCGGTTTTCAAAGACCGGGAGCGGCTGAGCCAACTGATTCGTGAGATAAAATCCAAGCTGGAAGCCAGGCTGCTTAATGCCGGACATGGCATTGCCATCGATCGTATGTTGGCTCCTTTCAGCCAATTGAACCGATTCAACGACCTCAGCAACGGTTTGGCTTTTTATAAGTTCATGTGTGAGTTGGAATCCAAGCTGAATGAAGGCATCGAACATATCATCGCCGAGCTGGAGCGTGTGCAAAAGAGCTATTTCCTCCGCAAAAACTTGCTGGTCAGCATCACCAGCGATGAAGAGGGAATCGCAGAAACTTCCAAACATCTGGGAATCCTGGTGGATGCTCTTTCCGCCGAGGCTCCACAAGCGGTGGAACGCTCCATCCACGCCGGAAAATCCAATGAAGGAATTTTGGCTCCCGTGCAGGTGCAATACTGCGCCAAGGGCGGCAGCTTTTTCCGCAAAGGCTTTCCCTATTCTGGCAAGTTGAGAGTTCTGAACAGCATACTTTCAAACGAGTTTTTGCATCGTGAGCTGCGCGAAAAAGGCGGTGCCTACGGCGCCTGGGCAGGTTTCCAAACCAATGGCAACATGTTCTTCTGTTCCTACCGCGACCCCAACCTGCGGGAAACCCTGGAAACTTACGATCGCGTGCCGGAATTCATCCGCAATTTCGATTGCAGCCGCCGCGAAATGGATAAATTCATCATTGGCGTCATCTCCGCGCTGGATTATCCGCTCACCCCTGAACGCAAGGGTGCGACCGCGGATGAGGATTACATCACCGGCTTCACCCAGGAAGACAGGCAGCAAATCCGTGACGAGGTTCTCTCCACGCGCATTGAAGATATTCGCGCGTTTGCGGATTTGGTGGAAGCCGTGATGGATCAGAATCATTATTGCGTATTCGGTAACGAAGCCAAATTGAAGGAAGCGGAAGAGCTTTTCGACCTGCTGACGCCGCTTTTTTAG
- a CDS encoding 4-hydroxy-tetrahydrodipicolinate synthase encodes MLQGSYVALVTPFKDGGIDYSALEGLLEFHIENGTHGILLLGTTAETAALASDEKEALLLFAMQKINKRVPVMIGTGSHNFKQSLAATRRAKELGADSALIITPYYIKPTQNGMYEYFKAIADEVDIPIVVYNVPGRTGVNINATTMVKLARECPNIAGVKEASGNIPQATEIIRDAPESFSLMSGEDALNLPLMAIGGKGCISVTANVAPKLMSQHMESCLAGDFASAAKQHRQLQKLNWAMFIETNPIPAKESLHMMGKIGLEFRLPICPLQDANREILRKVLQDYKFI; translated from the coding sequence ATGTTGCAAGGTTCATACGTAGCATTGGTGACGCCTTTCAAAGATGGCGGGATAGATTATTCCGCGCTGGAAGGATTGCTGGAATTCCACATCGAAAATGGCACCCATGGCATCCTGCTTTTGGGAACCACGGCTGAAACCGCGGCATTGGCTTCAGACGAAAAAGAAGCTTTGCTGCTGTTCGCAATGCAAAAGATTAACAAGCGAGTGCCTGTGATGATTGGCACCGGAAGCCACAATTTCAAGCAGAGCCTTGCTGCCACCAGGCGTGCCAAGGAGCTGGGCGCGGATTCCGCCCTCATCATCACGCCCTATTACATCAAACCCACCCAAAATGGGATGTATGAATATTTTAAAGCCATTGCGGATGAAGTGGACATCCCCATCGTGGTTTACAACGTGCCCGGACGCACCGGGGTGAATATCAACGCCACCACAATGGTGAAACTTGCTCGCGAATGCCCAAACATCGCGGGCGTGAAGGAAGCCAGTGGCAACATTCCTCAAGCCACGGAAATCATCCGTGACGCTCCGGAAAGTTTTTCCCTGATGAGCGGGGAAGACGCGCTGAACCTGCCTCTGATGGCCATCGGCGGCAAAGGTTGCATTTCTGTGACCGCGAACGTGGCGCCCAAACTGATGAGCCAACACATGGAAAGCTGTCTGGCGGGAGATTTTGCCAGCGCGGCAAAACAGCATCGCCAGCTGCAAAAGCTGAACTGGGCGATGTTTATCGAAACGAACCCCATCCCTGCCAAGGAATCGCTTCACATGATGGGAAAGATTGGTTTGGAATTTCGCCTGCCCATCTGTCCGCTGCAGGACGCCAACCGCGAAATCCTGCGTAAAGTATTGCAAGATTATAAATTCATATAG
- a CDS encoding glycosyltransferase family 4 protein yields the protein MKRILYISYFYPPLGGPAALRNVKTVKYLSQKGFDCSVITVGDIEYLYRDPELLAQSGEARIIRAQSLDPMALLKKSKSASDENLSRLYLQTPEKIKLAVRRLHPIDDKIGWVPGLIKAGRAALKEQKYDLIHVSLGPFSSALGAYTLSRESGIPLSVDFRDYWTLLSDYELQAGFFNRAFSRHWEKKILRHASLIVTATDGIGKDIAKAFGDDLQNKMLTVFNGWDEADFEDLSPAEKAPVFTFSYFGNIYARRSLKHFYAALKSLREEGVLPPETRIRLYGNFFREALTEIENSGIADIIEVVPQLSHREALAEMLAADALLLVVNSSSPQGTLTSKIFEYLRAQRPILAMVPRFGEAAQLLQNNCHDLICGMESVSSIRHAILRLLQEEPKKAQIPWELQRKNQVAKLAEGLRRLTEKS from the coding sequence ATGAAACGGATTCTTTATATCAGCTATTTTTATCCTCCCTTGGGCGGACCGGCTGCACTGCGCAATGTCAAAACAGTTAAATATCTGTCTCAGAAAGGCTTTGATTGCAGCGTTATCACGGTTGGCGACATCGAATACCTCTACCGCGATCCAGAACTTTTGGCGCAAAGTGGTGAAGCCCGGATCATTCGCGCGCAATCGCTTGACCCGATGGCTCTTCTGAAAAAGAGCAAATCCGCATCGGATGAGAATCTCTCCCGCCTCTATCTGCAAACTCCGGAAAAGATTAAACTGGCAGTGCGCAGGCTGCATCCCATTGACGACAAAATTGGCTGGGTGCCAGGTCTGATAAAGGCTGGAAGAGCCGCGTTGAAAGAGCAAAAATATGACCTCATCCACGTTTCTCTGGGGCCATTTTCCTCGGCTTTGGGTGCTTATACTCTTTCCCGCGAAAGCGGAATCCCGCTGTCTGTGGATTTTCGGGATTATTGGACCCTGCTTTCGGATTATGAATTGCAGGCTGGGTTTTTCAACCGCGCTTTTTCCCGGCACTGGGAAAAAAAGATCTTACGCCATGCCAGCTTGATTGTAACAGCCACAGACGGCATTGGAAAAGATATTGCCAAGGCTTTTGGTGACGACCTGCAAAATAAAATGCTCACGGTGTTCAACGGTTGGGACGAAGCTGATTTTGAGGATTTGTCTCCCGCTGAAAAAGCACCCGTATTCACCTTTTCCTACTTTGGTAACATCTATGCCCGGCGCAGTTTAAAACATTTTTATGCCGCGTTGAAAAGCCTGCGGGAAGAAGGAGTTTTACCTCCGGAAACACGTATTCGGCTCTACGGAAATTTTTTCCGTGAGGCCTTGACTGAGATTGAGAACAGCGGCATTGCAGACATCATCGAAGTGGTTCCGCAGCTCAGTCACAGGGAAGCCCTGGCGGAAATGCTGGCTGCAGACGCGCTGCTTTTGGTGGTGAATAGCAGCAGCCCGCAAGGCACTCTGACTTCCAAGATTTTCGAATATCTGCGCGCGCAACGGCCTATTTTGGCAATGGTTCCGCGTTTTGGAGAAGCGGCTCAGCTCCTGCAAAACAATTGTCATGATCTCATCTGTGGGATGGAATCCGTCAGCAGCATCCGCCATGCCATTTTGCGGTTGTTACAGGAAGAACCAAAAAAAGCCCAGATTCCCTGGGAACTCCAGCGGAAAAATCAGGTGGCAAAACTGGCTGAAGGCTTGCGCCGCTTAACTGAAAAAAGCTGA
- a CDS encoding glycosyltransferase family 4 protein: protein MKICIISNSHQTTDVRLYHKLAISLTKMGKVHLICASGIRNSVKNPFQEVVATESAWQALPLLYKKAKKLKPDIVICVEPLTVFVGLLLRRKTRCKVIFDVHEFFPDAFAERFRPPLSWMMKSLYLGFERWLQSRVDATMAVSKDVLDQLVPPEKQTNTAVIQNYPVKDIWELENETPMELNAISGMEFDLVYVGGLTPNRGVFKILKSVSLLKREFPSLNVLIVGKFFDSEAEKQFNQELNKYSLNAVVYYQDWVSPDKIGFLLKRSKIGLWVFNPQNLRLSKALPLKVLEYFAAGLPVVATRSKLMCKLVEKNELGACCEYSSESIAKAVAKLLRLKKSEYRLMSKRCEDIIEEKYNWEAVEPKLITLMEKLAARP from the coding sequence ATGAAAATATGCATCATCTCCAATTCACACCAGACCACAGACGTCCGGCTGTACCACAAATTGGCAATCAGCCTGACGAAAATGGGGAAGGTGCATCTGATCTGTGCCAGCGGCATCCGCAATTCCGTAAAAAACCCGTTTCAAGAGGTTGTGGCAACTGAATCCGCTTGGCAGGCTCTGCCGCTGCTATATAAAAAAGCAAAAAAACTCAAGCCGGATATCGTGATTTGTGTGGAACCACTAACTGTCTTCGTGGGCTTGCTTTTACGACGGAAAACACGCTGCAAGGTGATTTTTGATGTGCATGAGTTTTTCCCGGATGCTTTCGCGGAGCGCTTCCGTCCGCCTCTCAGTTGGATGATGAAATCCCTGTATCTCGGTTTCGAGCGTTGGCTGCAAAGCAGGGTGGATGCCACCATGGCGGTCAGCAAAGACGTTTTGGACCAGCTTGTTCCCCCGGAAAAACAAACAAATACCGCCGTGATTCAAAACTATCCTGTCAAGGATATCTGGGAACTGGAAAACGAAACTCCCATGGAGCTTAACGCCATCAGCGGCATGGAGTTCGATCTCGTTTATGTGGGTGGTTTGACCCCAAACCGCGGGGTTTTCAAAATCCTGAAAAGCGTGAGCCTCCTCAAACGCGAATTTCCCAGCCTGAATGTGTTGATTGTGGGGAAATTCTTCGATTCCGAAGCGGAAAAACAATTCAACCAAGAGCTGAACAAATACAGCCTGAACGCGGTTGTTTATTATCAGGATTGGGTTTCGCCGGATAAAATCGGTTTTTTGTTAAAGCGCAGCAAAATTGGTCTCTGGGTTTTTAATCCCCAAAACCTTCGCCTCAGTAAAGCATTGCCGCTCAAGGTGTTGGAATATTTCGCGGCAGGCTTGCCGGTGGTGGCAACGCGCAGCAAATTGATGTGTAAACTGGTGGAAAAAAACGAACTTGGCGCCTGTTGCGAATATAGCAGCGAATCCATCGCCAAGGCTGTGGCAAAGCTCCTGCGCCTCAAAAAAAGCGAATATCGTCTGATGAGCAAACGCTGTGAAGATATTATCGAGGAAAAATATAACTGGGAAGCGGTGGAGCCCAAGCTTATAACCTTGATGGAAAAACTTGCCGCGCGCCCATGA